A genome region from Variovorax paradoxus includes the following:
- a CDS encoding branched-chain amino acid ABC transporter substrate-binding protein → MQLKWTAVALAAITLVACGKKEEAAAPAAAPAPTAAAPAAAPAPAPAGDTLVVKIGHVAPTSGPIAHLGKDNEFGAKMAIEDLNAKGLKIGDKVAKFELVPEDDAGDPKQGTAVAQKLVDEKVNGVVGHLNSGTTIPASKLYSDAGIPQISPSATNPKYTRQGFKTTFRVVADDTQLGGTLGKYAVETLKGKNIAVIDDRTAYGQGVAEEFEKSAKAAGATIVGHEFTTDKSTDFNAILTKLKASKPDVLFFGGMDAVGGPMLKQVKQLGMNVKFMGGDGLCTGELPKLAGDAIGEDMVVCAEAGGVDGDFKQPLEDFKAKFKTKNGVDVQIYAPYVYDAVNVLAEAMVKAGSSDPEKYLPEVGKVQYKGVTGPIAFDEKGDIKNGALTLYTYKGGARTQIAVVR, encoded by the coding sequence ATGCAATTGAAATGGACTGCGGTCGCACTGGCTGCAATCACGCTTGTGGCTTGCGGCAAGAAGGAAGAAGCTGCTGCTCCCGCTGCAGCGCCCGCGCCAACGGCTGCGGCCCCGGCTGCTGCCCCTGCACCCGCACCTGCCGGAGACACGCTGGTCGTCAAGATCGGCCATGTGGCACCCACCAGCGGCCCGATCGCCCACCTCGGCAAGGACAACGAGTTCGGCGCCAAGATGGCCATCGAAGACCTGAACGCCAAGGGCCTGAAGATCGGCGACAAGGTTGCCAAGTTCGAACTGGTTCCCGAAGACGATGCCGGCGATCCGAAGCAAGGCACCGCAGTGGCCCAGAAGCTCGTCGACGAAAAGGTCAACGGCGTGGTCGGCCACCTGAACTCGGGCACCACCATTCCCGCCTCGAAGCTGTACAGCGACGCCGGCATTCCCCAGATCTCGCCTTCGGCCACGAACCCGAAGTACACGCGCCAGGGTTTCAAGACCACCTTCCGCGTGGTGGCTGACGACACGCAGCTCGGCGGTACGCTGGGCAAGTACGCGGTCGAAACGCTTAAGGGCAAGAACATTGCCGTGATCGACGACCGTACCGCCTACGGCCAAGGTGTTGCCGAAGAGTTCGAGAAGTCGGCCAAGGCTGCCGGCGCCACCATCGTGGGCCACGAGTTCACCACCGACAAGTCGACCGACTTCAACGCCATCCTGACCAAGCTGAAGGCTTCCAAGCCCGACGTGCTGTTCTTCGGCGGCATGGACGCCGTCGGCGGCCCGATGCTCAAGCAGGTCAAGCAGCTCGGCATGAATGTCAAGTTCATGGGTGGCGACGGCCTGTGCACCGGCGAACTGCCGAAGCTGGCTGGCGACGCCATCGGCGAAGACATGGTGGTGTGCGCGGAAGCCGGCGGCGTGGACGGCGACTTCAAGCAACCGCTGGAAGACTTCAAGGCGAAGTTCAAGACCAAGAACGGCGTGGACGTGCAGATCTATGCACCGTATGTGTACGACGCGGTCAACGTGCTGGCCGAAGCCATGGTCAAGGCTGGTTCGTCCGACCCCGAAAAGTACCTGCCTGAAGTGGGCAAGGTGCAATACAAGGGCGTGACCGGCCCGATCGCCTTCGACGAAAAGGGCGACATCAAGAACGGCGCCCTGACGCTGTACACCTACAAGGGTGGTGCACGCACGCAGATCGCCGTGGTGCGCTGA
- a CDS encoding response regulator, with protein MALITFLVEDNKTIRDNLVPALEDLVNGHVVGFAETETDALEWLTAHPDSWQLLIVDLFLKEGSGLGVLAGCKARKPGQRVVVLSNYVTVDIRARCAALGADAVFDKSRDLDAFIEYCNTDRPSGLAPL; from the coding sequence ATGGCCCTCATCACGTTCCTCGTCGAGGACAACAAGACCATCAGGGATAACCTGGTCCCGGCACTCGAGGACCTCGTCAACGGTCATGTGGTCGGCTTCGCAGAAACCGAGACTGACGCACTCGAATGGCTCACCGCACACCCCGACAGCTGGCAGTTGCTGATCGTCGACCTGTTTCTCAAGGAAGGCTCCGGCCTCGGTGTGCTGGCGGGCTGCAAGGCGCGCAAACCGGGGCAGCGCGTGGTGGTGTTGAGCAACTACGTGACAGTCGACATCCGTGCACGCTGTGCCGCACTGGGCGCCGATGCGGTGTTCGACAAGTCGCGTGACCTCGACGCCTTCATCGAGTACTGCAACACCGACCGACCATCAGGCCTTGCGCCGCTCTGA
- a CDS encoding sirohydrochlorin chelatase: protein MTAAATDTAARRQVQGIVLLAHGSRDPRWREPIEAVAAQTTARVPDALVTCAYLELAAPDLSMATAALINAGATAIRVVPLFLGMGKHAREDLPRQVEALRQAWPQTVFTLARIVGEEPELIGLLAQVATRDDAESTTQS, encoded by the coding sequence ATGACCGCCGCTGCGACAGACACGGCCGCACGGCGGCAGGTCCAGGGCATCGTGCTGCTGGCGCATGGGTCGCGCGACCCGCGCTGGCGCGAGCCGATCGAGGCGGTGGCGGCGCAGACGACGGCGCGCGTGCCCGATGCCCTCGTCACCTGCGCGTATCTCGAACTGGCCGCGCCCGACCTGTCGATGGCCACAGCGGCACTGATCAACGCCGGCGCCACTGCCATTCGGGTGGTTCCGCTGTTCCTGGGCATGGGCAAGCACGCCCGCGAGGACCTGCCGCGCCAAGTCGAGGCGCTGCGTCAGGCCTGGCCCCAGACCGTCTTCACGCTGGCGCGCATCGTGGGCGAAGAGCCCGAGCTGATCGGACTGCTTGCCCAGGTCGCCACTCGGGACGACGCTGAAAGCACCACCCAAAGCTGA
- a CDS encoding DNA polymerase III subunit chi — protein MTEIGFHYNAPDKLTYACRLVRKAVNARGLRVVVVGDAQTLDVVDAALWQLSPADFVAHCRGDAPSHVVARSAVVLSAEGADAASLPHREMLVNLGLEVPAGFERYERMIDIVSDEANDRQIGRSRWRHYADRGYSIQPHDFAKSS, from the coding sequence GTGACCGAGATCGGCTTTCACTACAACGCCCCGGACAAGCTGACCTACGCCTGCCGGCTGGTTCGCAAGGCCGTGAACGCGCGTGGGCTGCGCGTGGTGGTCGTGGGCGATGCGCAGACGCTCGACGTGGTGGACGCCGCGCTCTGGCAACTTTCGCCGGCGGACTTCGTCGCGCACTGCCGCGGTGACGCGCCGTCGCATGTGGTGGCGCGCTCGGCCGTCGTGCTGTCGGCGGAGGGCGCCGACGCGGCCTCGCTCCCGCACCGCGAGATGCTGGTGAACCTCGGCCTCGAGGTTCCTGCGGGATTCGAGCGCTACGAGCGCATGATCGACATCGTGAGCGACGAAGCCAACGACCGCCAGATCGGGCGCTCGCGCTGGCGGCACTATGCCGACCGCGGCTACTCCATCCAGCCCCACGACTTCGCAAAGAGTTCCTGA
- a CDS encoding leucyl aminopeptidase produces the protein MDFQLKTLTVAQAAAEKSDVLIVLVGSAPLTGKDPLSVLAASARKAGDLPDKAGKLLSLYRPEDTVAARVVLAAIGDGKPAAVRSGVAAAIGAAKAQTPRRVVMVFAQPADAAAVAAAVNAAADASYVYTTTKSKAEPRSIRNLVLGVADAAAVSGAFDTARATVQGIELAKEWGNRPANHATPTLLAEAAKGLGKLPNIKCEVLGPKEVEKLGMGAFAAVAQGSAEPLRFIVLRYNGGPKEQAPVVLVGKGITFDTGGVSLKPAAEMDEMKFDMCGAASVLGTFRALGDIQPAINVIGLIPSCENMNDGRAVKPGDVVTSMSGQTIEVLNTDAEGRLILCDALTYAKRFDPAAVIDIATLTGACVVALGGVRSGLFSSDETLAAALQSAGEASQDRCWRLPLDDDYAEGLKSNFADVANIAGRAGGAITAAKFLQRFTSDFAWAHLDIAGTAWKSGAAKGSTGRPVGLLVSYLMTRAGSAEPSAKVKEPKGAKAPKAAKDPNTSKARTAK, from the coding sequence ATGGACTTTCAACTCAAGACCCTCACCGTCGCCCAGGCCGCAGCCGAGAAATCCGATGTCCTGATCGTGCTCGTCGGCAGCGCACCTCTCACCGGAAAAGACCCGCTTTCCGTGCTCGCGGCGAGCGCCCGCAAGGCCGGCGACCTGCCCGACAAGGCCGGCAAGCTGCTGTCGCTCTATCGTCCCGAGGACACCGTTGCCGCGCGCGTCGTGCTCGCTGCCATCGGCGACGGCAAGCCCGCAGCAGTGCGCAGCGGCGTGGCGGCTGCCATCGGCGCCGCGAAGGCCCAGACGCCCAGGCGCGTGGTGATGGTCTTCGCACAACCCGCAGATGCCGCCGCCGTGGCCGCCGCGGTGAATGCCGCGGCCGATGCCAGCTACGTGTACACGACCACCAAGTCGAAAGCCGAGCCACGCAGCATCCGCAACCTGGTGCTCGGCGTGGCCGACGCGGCTGCCGTCTCCGGCGCGTTCGACACCGCCCGCGCCACCGTGCAGGGCATCGAGCTGGCCAAGGAGTGGGGCAACCGGCCCGCCAATCACGCCACGCCCACGCTGCTGGCCGAGGCCGCGAAGGGCCTGGGCAAGCTGCCCAACATCAAGTGCGAGGTGCTGGGGCCGAAGGAAGTCGAGAAACTGGGCATGGGCGCCTTCGCCGCCGTTGCCCAGGGCTCGGCGGAGCCGCTGCGCTTCATCGTGCTGCGCTACAACGGCGGGCCCAAGGAGCAGGCGCCGGTGGTGCTGGTCGGCAAGGGCATCACCTTCGACACCGGCGGCGTCTCGCTCAAGCCGGCCGCCGAGATGGACGAGATGAAGTTCGACATGTGCGGCGCGGCCAGCGTGCTCGGTACCTTCCGCGCGCTGGGCGACATCCAGCCGGCGATCAACGTCATCGGCCTGATTCCCTCGTGCGAGAACATGAACGACGGCCGCGCGGTGAAGCCGGGCGACGTGGTGACCAGCATGAGCGGCCAGACCATCGAGGTGCTCAACACCGACGCCGAGGGCCGCCTGATCCTGTGCGATGCGCTGACCTATGCAAAGCGCTTCGACCCCGCGGCCGTCATCGACATCGCCACGCTGACGGGTGCTTGCGTCGTGGCCCTGGGCGGCGTGCGCAGCGGGCTCTTTTCCAGCGACGAAACGCTGGCCGCCGCGCTGCAATCGGCGGGCGAGGCGTCGCAGGACCGCTGCTGGCGCCTGCCGCTGGACGACGACTATGCCGAAGGCCTGAAAAGCAACTTCGCCGATGTGGCCAACATCGCTGGCCGCGCCGGTGGTGCCATCACCGCGGCCAAGTTCCTGCAGCGTTTCACGAGCGACTTCGCGTGGGCGCACCTCGACATCGCCGGTACCGCGTGGAAGAGCGGGGCGGCGAAGGGGTCCACAGGGCGCCCGGTAGGGCTGCTGGTGTCCTACCTGATGACCCGCGCCGGCAGCGCCGAACCATCGGCCAAGGTCAAGGAGCCCAAGGGCGCCAAGGCACCGAAGGCGGCGAAGGATCCCAACACGTCGAAGGCGCGGACCGCGAAGTGA
- the lptF gene encoding LPS export ABC transporter permease LptF → MLFHSSLRKELSRSFGATLVVLVTIVMTMMLIRTLGLASKGSVNPQEVFLVMAYTVLGYMPTILSLSLFIAIVGTLSRMYRDSEMVIWFSSGRGLMDFVKPMFRFAWPVLILIAVMALVGWPWANSQTIGMRQQYEQRSDIERVSPGEFRESAGRVRVFFIDKDTPDNSKATNVFIWSIERNMQITTSARSGSIENIGESRYLLLNNGQRLEQPMANTGLKISEFKTYGTRAGGNNGLVNNATPPRARTTMSLLGDASAPSRGELAWRIGMLLTAVNFVLLALNVSSANPRVGRSGNLLLALFAFVIYYNMLNIGQSWISSGRFSMGGFMLALHGGVLLINLAWLSARQNNWGRRTRRSRAAAAPALKIEPTT, encoded by the coding sequence ATGTTATTCCATTCTTCCTTACGCAAGGAGCTGTCCCGCAGCTTCGGAGCAACCCTCGTGGTCCTCGTCACGATCGTGATGACCATGATGCTCATCCGCACCCTGGGGCTGGCCTCCAAGGGCAGTGTGAATCCGCAGGAGGTGTTCCTGGTGATGGCCTACACGGTGCTCGGCTACATGCCGACCATCCTGAGCCTGAGCCTGTTCATCGCCATCGTCGGGACCCTGTCGCGCATGTACCGCGACAGCGAGATGGTGATCTGGTTTTCCAGCGGCCGCGGCCTGATGGATTTCGTCAAGCCCATGTTCCGCTTCGCGTGGCCGGTGCTGATCCTGATCGCCGTGATGGCGCTGGTGGGCTGGCCCTGGGCCAACTCCCAGACCATCGGCATGCGCCAGCAGTACGAGCAGCGCAGCGACATCGAGCGCGTGTCGCCGGGCGAATTCCGCGAATCCGCAGGCCGCGTGCGGGTGTTCTTCATCGACAAGGACACGCCCGACAACTCCAAGGCCACCAACGTCTTCATCTGGTCGATCGAGCGCAACATGCAGATCACCACCTCGGCGCGCAGCGGCAGCATCGAGAACATCGGTGAATCGCGCTACCTGCTGCTCAACAACGGCCAGAGGCTGGAGCAGCCGATGGCCAATACCGGGCTGAAGATCAGCGAGTTCAAGACCTACGGCACCCGCGCCGGCGGCAACAACGGACTGGTCAACAACGCCACGCCGCCGCGCGCGCGCACCACGATGTCGCTGCTGGGCGATGCCAGTGCGCCAAGCCGAGGCGAGCTCGCCTGGCGCATCGGCATGCTCCTGACCGCCGTCAACTTCGTGCTGCTCGCGCTCAATGTCTCGAGCGCCAACCCGCGCGTGGGGCGCAGCGGCAACCTGCTGCTGGCGCTGTTCGCCTTCGTCATCTACTACAACATGCTGAACATCGGCCAGAGCTGGATCAGCTCGGGCCGCTTCAGCATGGGCGGCTTCATGCTTGCGCTGCACGGCGGCGTGCTGCTGATCAACCTTGCATGGCTGAGCGCGCGACAGAACAACTGGGGCCGCCGCACCCGGCGCAGCCGCGCCGCCGCCGCGCCCGCACTCAAGATCGAACCCACGACGTGA
- the lptG gene encoding LPS export ABC transporter permease LptG produces the protein MKTIRRLIYVEVLKAVAFVTLGFLSLFFFFDFVDELQSIGKPDSLNYGPMQALIYVALLIPSHLYELLPITVLIGSIFVMARLAQSSEYTILRTSGLGPWRALRTLLLLGIAFVVLTFAIGDYLAPTSERTGQLLKARYQGTYSLAGNTGAWLKEKRGDTSYAVNVLAVDRKGALKSPRIFEFDDNGYIKTQIVAATATIGSDGHWMLTDVDEQKYDTRSGADQAHITTTKIPQLNWPTSLTGEMVSVALLRPDRMSTIDLFDYIRHLDANGQTAQRYEIEFWRKVFYPLSCLVMVVLALPFAYLHFRQAGITTYVFGGVMIGISFFLLNNVFGYLGNLSNWSPWLTAAAPGMIYSVMSLTAFSWLVLRR, from the coding sequence GTGAAAACGATACGCCGCCTGATCTACGTCGAGGTGCTGAAGGCCGTTGCGTTCGTGACGCTCGGCTTTCTGAGCCTCTTCTTCTTCTTCGACTTCGTCGACGAACTGCAGTCCATCGGCAAGCCGGACAGCCTCAACTACGGTCCGATGCAGGCGCTGATCTACGTGGCGCTGCTGATTCCGAGCCATCTGTACGAACTGCTGCCCATCACGGTGCTGATCGGCTCCATTTTCGTGATGGCCCGGCTTGCGCAGAGCTCCGAATACACCATCCTGCGCACCAGCGGCCTGGGCCCATGGCGCGCGCTGCGTACCCTGCTGCTGCTGGGCATCGCTTTCGTGGTGCTGACCTTCGCCATCGGCGACTACCTGGCGCCGACGTCGGAACGCACTGGCCAGCTGCTCAAGGCCAGGTACCAGGGCACCTACTCGCTGGCGGGCAACACCGGCGCATGGCTCAAGGAAAAGCGCGGCGACACGTCCTACGCGGTGAACGTGCTGGCCGTCGACCGCAAGGGCGCGCTGAAGAGCCCGCGCATCTTCGAGTTCGACGACAACGGCTACATCAAGACCCAGATCGTGGCGGCCACGGCCACCATCGGCAGCGACGGTCACTGGATGCTGACCGACGTCGACGAGCAGAAGTACGACACGCGCAGCGGTGCCGACCAGGCGCATATCACCACGACCAAGATCCCTCAACTGAACTGGCCGACCTCGCTGACCGGCGAGATGGTGTCGGTTGCGTTGCTGCGTCCCGACCGCATGAGCACGATCGACCTGTTCGACTACATCCGCCACCTCGACGCCAACGGCCAGACCGCGCAGCGCTACGAGATCGAGTTCTGGCGCAAGGTGTTCTACCCGCTCTCGTGTCTCGTGATGGTGGTGCTCGCCCTGCCCTTCGCCTACCTGCACTTCCGCCAGGCGGGCATCACGACCTACGTGTTCGGCGGCGTGATGATCGGCATCAGCTTCTTCCTGCTCAACAACGTGTTCGGCTACCTGGGCAACCTGAGCAACTGGTCTCCATGGCTCACGGCGGCAGCGCCAGGGATGATCTATTCGGTGATGTCGCTCACGGCCTTCAGCTGGCTGGTGCTGCGACGATGA